In Chitinophaga oryzae, the sequence TATAACGGTCACGCCTCTCCGGAGCACTATCTGCGGGTGTCCAAATTATGGACGCTGATATGGGGCGTGTTCTGTATTGTGGTAGCGCAGTTTGCCAGCGGGCTGGGGAGCCTGATAGAAGTGGTGAACGTGCTGGGCTCCTGGTTTTATGGCGTTACGCTCGGTATCTTTATGGTGGCCTTCTACCTGAAGCGGGTGGGCGGTACCGCCACTTTCTGGGCGGCTATTGCAGCAGAAGCGGTAGTGCTGGCGATGTACGGGACCGAGCAGGTGTCCTTCCTCTGGCTCAATGCCATCGGCTGTGTGCTGGTAGTGATATTCGCTTTGATGATACAACCGTTCGTGAAACAAAAAACTATCGCCGGATAGGCGCGGACCATTCCTGTTATCAGACGATAAAAAATGCCCCGGGTAAGATACCCGGGGCATTTTTTATAAGTCGCATATTGTTAGCCGGAGTCAAAATTATTTGAGTGTGGCCAGCAGTTTGTTGTTCAGTGCTACGTAGTCGTCATTCTTCGCAGCTTTTGCCAGTTCGATGGACTTCAGGGCAGCTTCTTTAGCGCCGCTTTTGTCTTTGGCTTTCGCATAGATTTTTGCTTTCTGATGCCAAACCCAGAATGCTTCGGGGCTTTGTGCTGCAGCAGCGTCTATCCATGTTTTGGCTTTGTTGATGTCGAGATTGTGCTCGAGATAATAAACGGCAGACTGGAAGTATGGTTTTTTCTCGCCGGGAGCAGCCATGGCAGCGTCGATCTGGCCGAGGATTTTATCCTGGATGTCGGCGGTGATCGCCACCGGTACTTTTACTTTATCCCAGCTGATCACCAGGTTCATGGCGGATTCTTTCACATCTTCAAAGCCGATGGTGAAGCTTTCCTGTGGCGCCGCCAGTGTTACGGGTTTTACCTGTACGCGGGCAATGTCGTTTTCTGGTTTGTAGGCGGCGGGGCTGCTTACATCGAGGCTGCTGGTCAGGATAACTGTCCACTGCTGTGCACCGGGAATGGTCAGCAGGCCGTATTTGCCGGCTTTTACCGGTTTGCCGCCGAAGTTTACGTCTTCCCCGAAAGTGATAATGGTGGGGGAGTTAGCGCCGGTTCTCCATACTTTGTTGTAGGGAACGATATCGCCCATGATCACCCTGCCTTTTTTTACCGGGCGGGAATAGTTCAGTTCCACGCTGGAGAGGGCGAAGTCTTGTTTTACAGTCTGGCCCGGGCTGGGTGCAGGCATTTTAATACCTTGCGCTACAGAGGTGCCGGCATATAACAGCAGCATGACAGCGGCTGATGCCGTAAGGTTTCTGACAGTTTTCATATGTAGTGTATAATTGGTGGCAAAGGAAAAGGGATGGCATTATTCGATTAATCCGCTGCGGAATGCGTATAACACAAGGCCCACACTGTTTTTTACGTTCAGCTTTTCCAGCAGTTTCTGGCGGATGCCTTCTACCGTGCGAGGGCTGAGGAATATCTGTTCGGATATCTCCTGTGTGGTGAGTTCCTGGCAGATCAGCTTCAGCACCTCCTGTTCGCGGTCGTTGAGCTGTATTTCGTTTTTGAGTGTCGGTTTAAACTGTTGCTTATTCTTGTGCAGGACTTTCTTTAATAAAGCCAGGTTTACATTTTCATTAAAATAGAAGCCTTTCTCATAAGTGGTGCAAATGGCTTCATAGATTTCTTCCGGATCTGCATTTTTCAGCAAATAGGCATTGGCGCCGTTCTCCACAAGGTGAACGATGAAATTGTCATCTTCGTACATGGTGAGGATGATCACTTTCACGTCGGGATACTTCTCTTTTACTTTAATGGTGGCCTCAATGCCGTCCATGTTAGGCATCTTCAGGTCCATCAGTATCACATCCGGTTGATGTTGTTCCATATGCTGCAGCAGATGCAGGCCATCGTCCGCCTCAAATACGAAACGGATATTGTCATACGGTACCAGTGTGTTGATCACCCCACTGCGGAAGATCTTGTGATCGTCAGCAATAGCCACCTTAATGTGTGCCATAGTGAACAGTTTATAGAGAAATAAATTATTTTTTTGTTAATAAATTACTGTAAGTCATGTTGTTACATATGGGTACAACAAAACCGGATGGCAATTTAGTAATAAAACAACATATCCATTCACTATTCTGTACTTAAGCCTGATAATTTTCTACGGTAATAGTGGCGAGCGTACCTTTAGGATCGCCCGCGGCGAAGTTAATCTTTCCGCCGATTATATTAAGGCGGCTTTCGATGTTTTTAAGGCCGAGGCTTCCGGTTTTCTTTTTGTTGGCGTCCAGAGATGGCAGCAGCAGGCCGTTGCCGTTGTCTGCTACAGTGATGGTCAGCAGGGAAGGGGTGGTCTGGTAAGTGATGGTGACCTCTGTCGCTGCCGCATGTTTGAGGATATTGTTGATCAGTTCCTGTACCACGCGGTATACGTTGAGCGCTTTTTCCATTTCCACGGGGTGATGGTTTTCGGCTACCCGGAAATGGATTTTTACCGCTTTGTTTTTGTTCATCAGGCTGCAGAACGAATCCAGCGCATGGGCCAGACCGAGGTTTTCCAGCGCCTGGGGGTGCAGGCTTTGGGAGATGAACCGGAGCTGTTGTATGATAATGTCAGTGAAGTCTTTGGTTTCCTTCAGCCTTTCCGCTTCGCCGTTGCCGGTTTTCAGCAGGGGCATCAGACCGCCGATGCTCAGTTTCAGCACAGACAACTGCGCGCCTACTTCATCATGCAGGTCTTCTGCAATTCTTTTGCGTTCCTGCTCCTGGCCCTGTAATACGGCCACCAGCCGTTCCCGTTGCAGTTGGAGGTCCTTGTCCCTGATCAGCAGTTTATGTTGTATGACCTGTTTTTGCTGAAACATCACGAGCAATATCACGATCACCCCAAGGATTAACATTACTGTAGTACCGATTACAATAATATCAATTGTCTGCATACCCTAACCTTTTAGTTTTTGTGAGGCCAATATACAGCAGAAACATGTTAATTATAGCAACAACATAATTGATACTGATCAGCGTAAGTACCATGCTCTGTTTGATAGCTGCTTCCGCCTCCTGTGCCTGGATGAGGTTATAGCTGATGGAGAAGAGGAAGGAACTGCAGAAATAAATGAAGATGCCGGAATTATACCAGAATACCGACAGGGTATTGATATACACTGCATTCTCCATGATTTCCTTGTCTGTCAGCAGCTGCAGAAAGAAGATAACGCCGTAGGCGATGATGATACCGGATTTCAGTCCGGCGCTGATAGAGTTGTAGGACTTGAAGCCTTCAAATTTCAGGATATCGGCGATACAAAGTCCCAGTACCAGAATAGGGAGCCAGGTAATGATTAGTTTGACGGTAGGGTGTTTAATGATCGTCCAGTAAAAGAAGGACAGAATGACGAACTGTACGAAGTTCATCACACTGAACAACCACATGTTGTTTATCTTGAGGTTTGCCATTATGGACGAGGCCAGGGCGAAAAACACGCTACTGATGATATAGTAGCACATCCATCTGCCGGGAGCGTCCAACGTCTTGAATTTTAACAGGAAGGGGATCAAAATTAATGCTTCGATCCCCATCATAGTGTA encodes:
- a CDS encoding DUF2911 domain-containing protein; amino-acid sequence: MKTVRNLTASAAVMLLLYAGTSVAQGIKMPAPSPGQTVKQDFALSSVELNYSRPVKKGRVIMGDIVPYNKVWRTGANSPTIITFGEDVNFGGKPVKAGKYGLLTIPGAQQWTVILTSSLDVSSPAAYKPENDIARVQVKPVTLAAPQESFTIGFEDVKESAMNLVISWDKVKVPVAITADIQDKILGQIDAAMAAPGEKKPYFQSAVYYLEHNLDINKAKTWIDAAAAQSPEAFWVWHQKAKIYAKAKDKSGAKEAALKSIELAKAAKNDDYVALNNKLLATLK
- a CDS encoding response regulator transcription factor; translation: MAHIKVAIADDHKIFRSGVINTLVPYDNIRFVFEADDGLHLLQHMEQHQPDVILMDLKMPNMDGIEATIKVKEKYPDVKVIILTMYEDDNFIVHLVENGANAYLLKNADPEEIYEAICTTYEKGFYFNENVNLALLKKVLHKNKQQFKPTLKNEIQLNDREQEVLKLICQELTTQEISEQIFLSPRTVEGIRQKLLEKLNVKNSVGLVLYAFRSGLIE
- a CDS encoding sensor histidine kinase; this translates as MQTIDIIVIGTTVMLILGVIVILLVMFQQKQVIQHKLLIRDKDLQLQRERLVAVLQGQEQERKRIAEDLHDEVGAQLSVLKLSIGGLMPLLKTGNGEAERLKETKDFTDIIIQQLRFISQSLHPQALENLGLAHALDSFCSLMNKNKAVKIHFRVAENHHPVEMEKALNVYRVVQELINNILKHAAATEVTITYQTTPSLLTITVADNGNGLLLPSLDANKKKTGSLGLKNIESRLNIIGGKINFAAGDPKGTLATITVENYQA